The Paramisgurnus dabryanus chromosome 17, PD_genome_1.1, whole genome shotgun sequence genome includes the window taatggtctgaacTGGAACAAATATCTCGTCGAAAATAAATGTTTCCTAAAGATGAGGAGAGATGGCGATCATGGATCACCACTGTTTGATGgcaggtttggcagccgatctgtagttaagattgtatacattatatagtacacattttatacagtaacgttagctcagtgcaGTTTTTGACACGTGTTAGCTAtcatttgaactaaggtaatctatgtgttgtttattttgcttgttattggaaataaactttaaaatgacttgttgttattgattcttagcgGCGTTTACCAGAAGTTTCATGTGTGTTCCATGAAAGctgtttgttaatgttgttactgctgaaactgtctatattTTCTAATGTTTGGTCTTTTTTTAACTCTACAGTCATTTAACTCTATTCCCTAAAAGCCGATACTGTGACAATAATAGATTATAGGTTATGACTTACCCAGTACCCTCAATGTCCTCTATGGTCTCAGGTAGACACCTGCCTCGTGTCTCAGGTAACTGCCAAGCCACCAGACTACCAAAGAGTGCCACAGAGCAGAGGGTGATCTGAGGGAGATACCCCCAAATACTGTCCAATAGCAGGACTAGAGGAGACAAAGCCACACCTAGACGACCCAGGAGAGAGTTATAGCCCATCCCATTTTGCCTGGGAGAACCAAACAGATGCATTATTATAATGCATGTCATGCTTTAATTAAACATTCTTTGATTATCAATTATTATACAATTTCCTCCAATAAGCGCCATCAAATAATCTACATTTTACATAACAATttgcaaatttaaataaatatttttgagtTTATAAGTTAAATTTACTTTAAAGATGTAAATTAGACTGTTACCTGAGAACAGTGGGGTAAAGCTCAGAGCTGTATAATATGATTGTTGCAAAAGAAGCAACAGCAAAACCTTTTCCTAGTACAGCTACCACAGTACGACCAACCCATTGATCTAAAAGAGAGTGAGTACTGTATATTAAACATAAACTGAGAAAGATGTGAAACACAGATCAGTAGTGATGGGGACGAGACAGCCTATGCCGAGTGTGAGTCAAGACCGAGCCTTTGAAGGGTTGAGACCGAttcgagaccaagaccataaaaacatatcagttttcatattcatgatttaatatcaccccagttaataatcaacagttaggcctacagactaagctagattgggaattgtttagaggagcagTCTTGCGTCTTATTATGGACTATgcttttactatcattaaaaaatcCCTACCATAGCATCATCTGCTGCTtatttttctagagataaataaacggctctgaaggcagtatctttgcattgcaccatgcaatgtcattttcaaattatgcccgtcaacattgcattttattattgttgttatgtgttgtgtgtttttttatatgaacataaaaaaatttgcTGGTCTCGAGTGCTCGGTTTGAAATTACGAGTCCTCCTCTCACTGTGGTCCGAGatcgagtcaagaccgagtctttgaaggaacgAGTCCAAGACAGGTCCGAGAAATCGGTCTCGAGACCGATCTCCAGTCTGAGACCGGACTCGAGTACTACATCACTACAATTTTTTGCTATTCTCCATCATTGGTCTCACCTTTGGGTATGAATATGTTAATCATGAGACTGATTCCAACCAATAGCAGAGCTCCAGCTTCTGTTTTGCGTCTGCCAATTTTTTCAAGCAGATAATAGATGCTAAGTTTAGCAGGAATCTCAATAACTCCATAAACAAAATGAGTCAGGTACATGTTCAGACCAAAGCCTGTGATGTTAAGGCTTATTCCATAGGTGGTAGTGGCAACGCAAAACCTATAAATGATAAAAAGTCATTAAACTCATGGTTTAATATACAAACAATACGTTTACATGCTATATACCTTAATGCCAATTATAGCTAAGGTTAGCATACTGAAGGTATAGTTCAACCAAAATAGGTTGTAGATAATAAGGTCAAGTCAAGAATGACGTAAAAGTGAGTATATAATATTCATTTTGGGTGGACTGTTTCTTTAGGTTCAGTTACACACACCATATGGTCCCTGTAAGCAAAGCTAGTTTCCTCATTTTAGGGGTTCTGATGAGATCCAGGTAAGAATGGTTTCTTTTTTCTGTGTCTGTAGTTAGCATGCTTGAGAGTGTCTACAAAAAAACCAAAGGGAAGAGGGTAGTGAAAGCCTGGAATTCCTAAAATCGCTCCCACCTTTCATCCCAGTAGCCATGGAAGTGAGGTGAAATATACCTGTCTCACTCACCTCAGGTTGGATTCTTGAGATAACTTTCTCCCTACGGTTCATAACGGCACATCTATGAAGATAATAATGAGCTTTTTGTGTCTTTCCATTGACTATCAGCCATCGAGCTGACTCTGGCAACCACCTACATCAGAAACATTTGGTATGTGAAATATTGTGGGACTGAACACTCAACACACAGACCAACAGACAAAATTAGTGCATACAGGACCCTTTAGCGAGCATGGGAAATTGGGAACACTAATTggtaaaatgtatttgtagaaactGTGTGTTTACCACCAGAGGATTGTGCACAGAAGTAAAGGTGAAGTGACAGCCACTGTCAACCATCTCCAGTCTCTCACACAGAATCCAAATAGAGATAAAGAGGTGCTTCCACAAGCCCATGCTATACTGTCAATTACACACACCAATCTTCTGTGCTTAATGTCAACCCACTCCACATCTGAAACAAAGAGCAtgcacatatatttttattaaacttCAAGTAAGCTACACATATTTGTCATTCTGTCCAACTGAGTTGTACAAATCCCACCAtaatcaaataaaaatgttctctcactttttttattacatgacaagacaatttatataaatataccATATACAACACAAAATCCCTCAAAGATCACCTTTCGGCGTAACCTATGCATACTTTCTCCGTTCCACCTATCCTCTGGGTTTTTATCCACACTCCCTAACCAGTTCTCATCTGAATGTCAACACTGTTACTGACACTGGTCCACCCTAACATTCTGCTTAGACAGATTTTGTCCATTCACAAATACCCCAGCCCTTGCAACCCTCCCTGCTCCTTGGCTATCTGATCTTTACTGTTAGCATCATTCCAGACTTAGGGCTGCTGAAAGAAATTGGCACAAACTAACCCACATCATCAAAGTCTGTCTGGTACATTTCCCTCAGCATTTAAGGGGGCTTGTGTAATCCCATTACATAAGAAACCCACACTTAATCCTGCACTTCTAGAAATTACAGGCCAGTGTCTCTCATTGCAAAGACTCTCAGCATGTATTTTTTTACCAAATCTCCTCCTGTCTTTCACAGAACAATATCCTGGATAGCAACCAGTCTTGCTTCAAAAAGCCACTTAAGAAAAACTGCACTTGTCTCTGTCATTGAAGCTCAGATACTGTCAAGAGCAGGTTCTAAATCCTCAAAAGGTTTTCGACCCTGTTAATTATGACATCCTCCTGTCAACCCTCAGGAAAATGGGCGTCCCCTGTGGTTTGCTTCTTACCTCTCTGGTAGGTCATTTGGGGTGTCCTGGAGTGGTGAGGTCTCAGAGTCTCATCATCTTACTACTGGGTTGCCTTAGGGCTTAGTGCTTAGGGCACTTCTTTTCTCAGTTTACTGTACATGGCATCATTAGGATCTGTCATTCAGAAACATGGCTTCTCTTACCACTGCTATCGTGATCTGATGACACATAACTCCCTTTATCATTTTAACCAGATGATCCCATGGTTTCAGCACACATCTCAGAGTTATATCTCGGTCTGGGTGAAGGACCATCACTTGCAGTTGAACCTTGCAAAGACAGAACTGCTATTGATCTCGGCTAACCTAACGATACAACACAACAAACTCAAAACTCTGCTGTTAGCATACAAGATGACCTGTGGCTCTGCATCCCTTAACCTAAACCTCTATATCTGACATTAGTGCCTTCCATTCTGCTAGCAAATGGTGGCTTTTGGTGCCATCACAAATAGGCACAAAATCACTCTCACACACCTTTTTCTGGACCGTTCCCCATTGGTGGAATGACCTGCCTATCTCTAGAAGATCAACTGAGTCGTTAGCCGTCTTCAAGCATTGACTAAAGACCGGACGACCTGTAATACTTATTTCTATCTCTTCTACTCTTTTTTACTGTTAGGTTAACCGAGACCAGTTTCAAAGCTGTAACACATTGTTGCTCTTTGTTGATTTAATTGCTTCCATTGTTTACAgcatttggataaaagcatctgcttaaTGTCTAACTGTAAATGCATTGACGTACAGTAATGGgtaaaaaaagcttaaaaattcactgtaaaaaaaatcagtagaaattacagtgttattgcagctgggttgccggtaacttaccgtagatttaaatttgttatttactggcaacattttgttcaaagttaaattaacattaagcatttacaagtctttgtctttgaaaaggaaaactaaaaaacagcatcaagcaaaacattctgggaaacaaaatctgaagcaaaaacagaaaaaggttgatgatgatttctggttcccagaatgctttgcatgaggctgttattgtataactttattctgtaaagataaaaaaattatttaactttgaacaaactcttgccagttaataacacatttaaatcTATGGTAAATTACAGGCAACCCatctgcaataacattgtaatttctacagaatgtTTTTACAGTGCTCTGCACTACATTTTTGGTTAGTGCAGCATCTGTCT containing:
- the LOC135787465 gene encoding solute carrier family 22 member 7-like; the encoded protein is MKFEDLLTDINGFGRFQAMIICIGFVGRFTLPCHFLLTNFIAAIPSHHCDISHLDADGIFGNLTWEERLTVSIPAQEDGTLASCLMFSYPQFHLLSNSSSTTDLPVVQCQNGWEYDNSTFSSTLATEWNLVCDNRGLNKAVATIFFVGVMFGAVFFGGLSDRYGRKPMLLVSYVLGMVFAVASVFSSSFIMFAVLRFFTGFTITGIIIISSVLNVEWVDIKHRRLVCVIDSIAWACGSTSLSLFGFCVRDWRWLTVAVTSPLLLCTILWWWLPESARWLIVNGKTQKAHYYLHRCAVMNRREKVISRIQPETLSSMLTTDTEKRNHSYLDLIRTPKMRKLALLTGTIWFCVATTTYGISLNITGFGLNMYLTHFVYGVIEIPAKLSIYYLLEKIGRRKTEAGALLLVGISLMINIFIPKDQWVGRTVVAVLGKGFAVASFATIILYSSELYPTVLRQNGMGYNSLLGRLGVALSPLVLLLDSIWGYLPQITLCSVALFGSLVAWQLPETRGRCLPETIEDIEGTGKKLIEDYEKQEEAKQMKNDSDTPVIA